A single region of the Buteo buteo chromosome 16, bButBut1.hap1.1, whole genome shotgun sequence genome encodes:
- the LOC142040430 gene encoding uncharacterized protein LOC142040430 isoform X1: MVHPGIIHSGRFTVSEPHAEAGAGLRQQRRPGQLPGADQPDTREGRAALGREAGVSAKPRIKDPPEAGRANAEPHMELEDESCPPSGRCSGARSSYSRTRSSNTIWRAWYLQYVEERRNPACNFVTLLEARDRQEHCGL, encoded by the exons ATGGTGCACCCCGGGATCATACATAGCGGCCGCTTCACGGTGTCGGAGCCGCACGCCGAGGCGGGAGCGGGGCTCAGGCAGCAGAGGAGGCCGgggcagctgcctggtgctgaTCAGCCTGACACCcgggagggcagagctgccctgggCCGGGAGGCAGGCGTGTCGGCAAAGCCGCGGATCAAGGATCCTCCTGAGGCTGGAAGAGCCAACGCGGAGCCCCACATGGAGCTAGAAG ATGAATCGTGTCCCCCAAGTGGAAGATGTTCAGGGGCCCGAAGCTCCTACAGCAGGACAAGATCCAGCAACACAATCTGGAGGGCTTGGTACCTGCAGT atgtggaggagaggaggaatcCCGCCTGCAACTTTGTGACGCTGCTGGAGGCCAGGGACAGGCAGGAACACTGTGGTCTGTGA
- the LOC142040430 gene encoding carbohydrate-responsive element-binding protein-like isoform X2, which translates to MFRGPKLLQQDKIQQHNLEGLVPAVCGGEEESRLQLCDAAGGQGQAGTLWSVRWGTVEGKYWKQHIQAVTREYHKWRMYSCTQVRKMKDKPAALPSWVRAPCLHLCSLSEGLPSPSLASPTGSPSSAGF; encoded by the exons ATGTTCAGGGGCCCGAAGCTCCTACAGCAGGACAAGATCCAGCAACACAATCTGGAGGGCTTGGTACCTGCAGT atgtggaggagaggaggaatcCCGCCTGCAACTTTGTGACGCTGCTGGAGGCCAGGGACAGGCAGGAACACTGTGGTCTGTGAG GTGGGGGACGGTGGAGGGCAAGTACTGGAAGCAGCACATCCAGGCTGTCACCCGGGAGTACCACAAGTGGAGGATGTACTCGTGCACGCAG GTGCGGAAGATGAAGGACAAACCAGCAGCGTTGCCCTCTTGGGTACGAGCGCCATGTCTACACCTGTGCTCTCTGTCCGAagggctcccctctcccagcttGGCCAGTCCCACTGGGAGTCCTAGCAGCGCTGGCTTCTAG
- the LOC142040430 gene encoding carbohydrate-responsive element-binding protein-like isoform X3, with protein sequence MFRGPKLLQQDKIQQHNLEGLVPAVCGGEEESRLQLCDAAGGQGQAGTLWSVRWGTVEGKYWKQHIQAVTREYHKWRMYSCTQVRKMKDKPAALPSWGCLVPSRVWWPVASWRAAAPWSSTPCTTWKG encoded by the exons ATGTTCAGGGGCCCGAAGCTCCTACAGCAGGACAAGATCCAGCAACACAATCTGGAGGGCTTGGTACCTGCAGT atgtggaggagaggaggaatcCCGCCTGCAACTTTGTGACGCTGCTGGAGGCCAGGGACAGGCAGGAACACTGTGGTCTGTGAG GTGGGGGACGGTGGAGGGCAAGTACTGGAAGCAGCACATCCAGGCTGTCACCCGGGAGTACCACAAGTGGAGGATGTACTCGTGCACGCAG GTGCGGAAGATGAAGGACAAACCAGCAGCGTTGCCCTCTTGG GGGTGCCTGGTGCCCAGCAGGGTCTGGTGGCCAGTGGCAAGTTGGAGGGCAGCTGCCCCATGGAGCTCGACCCCCTGCACGACCTGGAAAGGCTGA
- the POLD4 gene encoding DNA polymerase delta subunit 4 yields MEQPRRITDSFPRRRRRPGRIPGGVKGRDRPRARPCAPPPAEEPPPSPPDQALLEMLKRFDLAWEYGPCTGITRLQRWERAQALGLSPPGPVRDALLEHWDNPDVIYSLWHEYGL; encoded by the exons ATGGAGCAGCCCCGGCGAATCACCGACTCCTTCCCGCGGCGGCGGAGACGACCGGGACGAATCCCGGGCGGGGTGAAGGGCAGGGACCGtccccgggcccggccctgtgcccccccgcccgccgAGGAGCCCCCGCCGTCCCCCCCGGACCAAGCTCTCCTGGAGATGCTCAAGCGCTTCGACCTCGCCTGGGAGTACGGACCCTGCACCG GTATCACCCGCCTGCAGCGGTGGGAGCGGGCGCAGgcgctggggctgagccccccggGCCCCGTCCGTGACGCCCTCCTGGAACACTGGGACAACCCTGACGTCATCTACAG CCTCTGGCACGAGTACGGGCTCTGA
- the GLYATL3 gene encoding glycine N-acyltransferase-like protein 3, which produces MLLLTCPAHLQRLEGALRRSLPLALPVYGAVMNINRGNPGKFEVVVDSWPDFGAALARQSGEMPVDDCYRNMHGAFYRDVGAYRALLETPGCLRWDTAFHIFGLQEGVATVSQAIAGTKGIELEISDYYTYMHPDPSTMPEPRLDPDVRVSSVSPAHVDLLNETWTYGGNARSRRYLAEVLSRFPSVGLQDGTGQLLCWVLTDPFGTGAHGYTLPTHRRRGHMQAAMVLAARRAQARGFPTFGHTATGNLPMQRLQEELGHQRLPGLCHFVLHNPSLGRAGP; this is translated from the exons ATGCTGCTCCTGACGTGCCCGGCCCACCTGCAGCGCCTGGAGGGGGCCCTGCGGAGGAGCCTGCCCCTCGCCCTGCCG GTCTACGGGGCGGTGATGAACATCAACCGGGGGAACCCGGGGAAGTTCGAGGTCGTGGTGGACTCGTGGCCCGATTTCGGCGCCGCGCTGGCGCGGCAGAGCGGAGAG ATGCCGGTGGATGACTGCTACAGGAACATGCACGGGGCTTTCTACCGGGATGTGGGTGCCTACCGGGCGCTGCTGGAGACCCCCGGCTGCCTGCGCTGGGACACCGCCTTCCACATCTTCG ggctgcaggagggggtGGCCACGGTGTCACAGGCCATCGCGGGGACCAAGGGGATCGAGCTGGAGATCTCCGATTACTACACCTACATGCACCCCGACCCCAGCACCATGCCCGAACCCCG GCTGGACCCCGACGTACGGGTGAGTTCGGTGAGCCCGGCCCACGTGGATCTGCTGAACGAGACGTGGACGTACGGGGGCAACGCGCGCAGCCGGCGGTACTTGGCGGAGGTGCTGAGTCGCTTTCCCAGCGTAGGCCTGCAGGATGGGACCGGGCAGCTCCTCTGCTGGGTCCTGACCGACCCCTTCGGGACGGGGGCCCACGGCTACACCCTACCCACCCATCGCCGCCGCGGCCACATGCAGGCGGCGATGGTCCTCGCCGCCCGTCGGGCGCAAGCCCGTGGCTTCCCCACTTTCGGGCACACGGCCACGGGCAACCTGCCCATGCAGcggctgcaggaggagctgggccACCAACGACTGCCGGGGCTGTGCCACTTCGTCCTGCACAaccccagcctgggcagggccGGACCCTGA
- the LOC142039980 gene encoding glycine N-acyltransferase-like protein 3 has product MLILKCPGQLQLLEETLRRTLPATLPVLGTVMTVARGNPAAHEVLVDSWPHFGVVLTRLRPEEQRDPGDFYTNQLTVYYRDEGAWRALLGGTEAVDWSRAFQMQGMQEGMYEAVREAADAKGLRLETYRYQALLSPRPPQPRVRVPPGLRLAPVSPSHVPLLNATWSFGGNARSRRFLLGLVRALPSACLLGPRGRPVSWSLLDPLGCLSHGYTLPAWRGQGLSGVVLGALGRGLHARGFPIYCGVFPHNTPSQRAVRSVGFLPQPGTFYTLVVTPK; this is encoded by the exons ATGCTGATCCTGAAGTGCCCGggccagctgcagctcctggaggaGACCCTTCGGAGGACCCTGCCTGCCACCCTGCCG GTCCTGGGGACCGTGATGACGGTGGCCCGGGGGAACCCGGCCGCCCACGAGGTGCTGGTGGACTCCTGGCCCCATTTCGGCGTCGTCTTGACCCGCTTGCGCCCAGAG GAGCAGAGGGACCCCGGGGACTTCTACACCAACCAGCTGACGGTGTATTACCGGGATGAGGGGGCCTGGCGGGCGCTGCTGGGGGGCACTGAGGCGGTGGACTGGAGCCGAGCCTTCCAGATGCAGG ggatgcaggagggGATGTACGAGGCCGTGCGCGAGGCGGCCGATGCCAAGGGGCTGCGGCTGGAGACGTACCGGTACCAGGCGCTGCtgagcccccggcccccccagccccgtgtgCG GGTGCCACCGGGACTGCGCCTGGCACCCGTGTCCCCGTCCCACGTCCCGCTGCTCAACGCCACGTGGAGTTTCGGGGGCAATGCCCGCAGCCGGCGGTtcctgctggggctggtgcGGGCGCTGCCCAGCGCCTGCCTGCTGGGACCCCGCGGGCGCCCCGTCTCCTGGAGCCTGTTGGACCCCCTGGGCTGCCTGAGCCACGGCTACACGCTGCCCGCCTGGCGCGGGCAGGGCCTGAGCGGGGTGGTCCTGGGTGCCCTGGGTCGGGGGCTGCACGCCCGCGGCTTCCCCATCTACTGCGGGGTGTTTCCCCACAACACCCCCTCGCAGCGGGCCGTCCGCTCCGTGGGTTTTCTACCCCAGCCCGGCACCTTCTACACCCTGGTGGTCACCCCCAAGTAg
- the CLCF1 gene encoding cardiotrophin-like cytokine factor 1 isoform X2 — protein sequence MGGGHRGSPPGQGLPAAPRDAQPSPALMAGDSWGIFTFLCAALCNLPALPALNCTEELGAGQSIQKTYDLTRYLEHQLRTLAGTYLNYLGPPFNEPDFNPPRLARVERVPSATVDLDLWRGLTDNARLAANYRAYSRLLCYLRALDGQAGTAELRHRLGHFCSSLQGLVLSIAGVMSSLGYPLPAGPPAPPGTPVASNDFLKKMDDFWLLKELQTWLWRSAKDFNRLKKKVPPAVVTLRLEARGF from the exons ATGGGGGGGGGTCACCGGGGGTCCCcgccggggcaggggctgccggCGGCCCCGCGGGATGCTCAGCCCTCTCCGGCATTGATGGCGG GAGACTCTTGGGGGATCTTCACCTTCCTGTGCGCCGCGCTCTGCAACctgccggcgctgcccgccctCAACTGCACGGAGGAGCTGGGTGCCGGCCAGTCCATCCAGAAGACCTACGACCTGACCCGCTACCTGGAGCACCAGCTCCGCACCCTCGCCGGCACCTAC CTGAACTACCTGGGCCCCCCCTTCAATGAGCCCGACTTCAACCCCCCGCGCCTGGCGCGCGTCGAGCGGGTGCCCAGCGCCACGGTGGACTTGGACCTGTGGCGAGGGCTGACCGATAACGCCCGTCTGGCCGCCAACTACCGTGCCTACAGCCGGCTGCTCTGCTACCTGCGGGCGCTGGACGGGCAGGCGGGCACCGCCGAGCTGCGCCATCGCCTCGGCCACTTCTGCTCCAGCTTGCAAGGTTTGGTGCTCAGCATCGCCGGCGTCATGTCCTCCCTGGGTTATCCGCTGCCCGCCgggccccccgcgccccccggtACCCCCGTCGCCTCCAATGACTTCCTCAAGAAGATGGATGATTTCTGGTTGCTGAAGGAGCTGCAGACTTGGCTGTGGCGCTCGGCCAAGGACTTCAACCGCCTCAAGAAGAAGGTGCCGCCCGCCGTGGTCACCCTGCGCCTGGAGGCGAGGGGCTTCTGA
- the CLCF1 gene encoding cardiotrophin-like cytokine factor 1 isoform X3, translating into MLNVAGELSGDSWGIFTFLCAALCNLPALPALNCTEELGAGQSIQKTYDLTRYLEHQLRTLAGTYLNYLGPPFNEPDFNPPRLARVERVPSATVDLDLWRGLTDNARLAANYRAYSRLLCYLRALDGQAGTAELRHRLGHFCSSLQGLVLSIAGVMSSLGYPLPAGPPAPPGTPVASNDFLKKMDDFWLLKELQTWLWRSAKDFNRLKKKVPPAVVTLRLEARGF; encoded by the exons GAGACTCTTGGGGGATCTTCACCTTCCTGTGCGCCGCGCTCTGCAACctgccggcgctgcccgccctCAACTGCACGGAGGAGCTGGGTGCCGGCCAGTCCATCCAGAAGACCTACGACCTGACCCGCTACCTGGAGCACCAGCTCCGCACCCTCGCCGGCACCTAC CTGAACTACCTGGGCCCCCCCTTCAATGAGCCCGACTTCAACCCCCCGCGCCTGGCGCGCGTCGAGCGGGTGCCCAGCGCCACGGTGGACTTGGACCTGTGGCGAGGGCTGACCGATAACGCCCGTCTGGCCGCCAACTACCGTGCCTACAGCCGGCTGCTCTGCTACCTGCGGGCGCTGGACGGGCAGGCGGGCACCGCCGAGCTGCGCCATCGCCTCGGCCACTTCTGCTCCAGCTTGCAAGGTTTGGTGCTCAGCATCGCCGGCGTCATGTCCTCCCTGGGTTATCCGCTGCCCGCCgggccccccgcgccccccggtACCCCCGTCGCCTCCAATGACTTCCTCAAGAAGATGGATGATTTCTGGTTGCTGAAGGAGCTGCAGACTTGGCTGTGGCGCTCGGCCAAGGACTTCAACCGCCTCAAGAAGAAGGTGCCGCCCGCCGTGGTCACCCTGCGCCTGGAGGCGAGGGGCTTCTGA